Proteins from a genomic interval of Euleptes europaea isolate rEulEur1 chromosome 18, rEulEur1.hap1, whole genome shotgun sequence:
- the LOC130490104 gene encoding protein KHNYN-like yields MPSSGRTLDEFAVPEEAQEMMTVHRPRIEQLFRVELNVLGVLELAQSPSRESQGARKIWLQLQGCRENLQRAKEYIKGLCAPELSEEVWYPKDMQCIFLGAQGLFLDCLTQGTSANLALLCPGSLLVSGLAEAFVMAQSRIQDFVEKYKKNPKLEEEREAQIKRAFQELVETYDDKYAMDLLILPTAVKEELLSLVKEIQEEEGEQRQRNGCWSPPGFRQDRLPPWETETVGGGGPQSPSRPQNVSGVPMGLGRVRGQSRPGDSGCDVHAGFARQQSPHKPQVSPQLQYSARPGDFRTESPSMVGRPQEQALSLVSKVGSPTGCAEVRPRDYLAGLNGQQGWSDETTSLRLTLPKSSPQPIPVAPHKSQIFPGYSGLTQSLEEHLEEGKHTFCARESSPISLPEESSEEELSSSSSETLLSSGMEKEFKMRLNFFKTMGYEERLVKKILLEGGVREAPSTILDRVQMEEAGLSQKDDLGFHQREPGDSEHSPPPLEKVQDKDEYLLEVIKTAVANCGHSPSKIPTGIQTGAPLANLLRQLNEKGGCQDEAEGAVGVSPTKLERGGVPRAAITNHEESSQHRPHQETGRHRASPFREGVHVPPVDAGLPAFSQAMPPNSNSFFSTWDSEESHSAESSSLGPPNLGSVSTVTGAQRFEEALKTQFKLKLANTPGKKNLRRVIIDGSNVAMMHGLNQFFSCRGIALAVQNFWDRGHREVTVFVPAYRMEPDSSVKEQHFLFELRELSILSVTPSRKVAGKSIMPYDDRLMLKLAEETNGIIVTNDQFRDLAKESKKWIQIIKERVLQYTFVENIFMIPDDPLGRGGPTLEEFLKKTPRTKPANCHTFAGRATQALVPIHPTSQTEVLRLRDRWPAGGSAGDWRRRHQENRAEEEGKETVRPAAETERLRRELLEIFVGQDKKIDFVLQRDPCSCDLNLLSEAVLSLGF; encoded by the exons ATGCCGAGCAGTGGCAGGACCCTGGACGAATTCGCCGTGCCTGAGGAGGCCCAGGAGATGATGACGGTGCACCGCCCCCGGATTGAGCAGCTCTTCAGGGTGGAGCTGAACGTCTTGGGGGTGCTGGAGTTGGCACAGAGTCCCAGCAGGGAATCCCAGGGGGCGAGGAAAATCTGGCTGCAGCTGCAGGGCTGCAGAGAGAATCTCCAGAGGGCGAAG GAATACATCAAGGGTCTCTGTGCCCCGGAGCTGAGTGAAGAGGTCTGGTACCCTAAAGACATGCAGTGCATCTTTCTAGGAGCCCAAGGATTGTTCCTGGACTGCCTCACCCAAGGGACGTCGGCCAACCTCGCTCTTCTCTGCCCTGGCTCCCTTTTGGTCTCGGGCTTGGCTGAAGCCTTTGTCATGGCCCAGAGTCGAATCCAGGATTTTGTGGAGAAATACAAGAAGAACCCCAAGCTGGAAGAGGAACGGGAAGCCCAGATCAAGAGGGCCTTCCAGGAACTGGTAGAGACATATGATGATAAATATGCTATGGACCTCTTGATACTACCCACTGCAGTGAAGGAGGAGTTGCTCAGCTTGGTGAAGGAGAttcaggaagaagagggggagcagAGGCAACGGAATGGGTGCTGGTCACCGCCAGGATTTAGGCAAGACCGCTTGCCGCCGTGGGAAACGGAAACGGTGGGTGGCGGCGGGCCTCAGTCTCCAAGTAGGCCTCAGAATGTCTCTGGTGTCCCCATGGGGCTCGGCAGAGTTCGAGGGCAGAGCAGGCCTGGAGACTCCGGGTGTGACGTCCATGCGGGCTTTGCTAGACAGCAATCTCCTCACAAGCCTCAAGTTTCTCCCCAGCTACAGTACTCCGCTAGGCCTGGAGATTTTAGAACTGAGTCACCTTCCATGGTTGGTAGGCCTCAAGAGCAGGCTTTGTCTCTGGTCTCTAAGGTTGGCTCTCCAACAGGTTGTGCTGAGGTGAGGCCCCGAGACTATTTGGCAGGTTTGAACGGTCAACAGGGGTGGTCTGATGAGACAACTTCCCTGAGGCTGACGCTTCCCAAGAGTTCCCCCCAACCCATTCCGGTTGCTCCTCATAAGTCTCAGATTTTCCCTGGTTACTCAGGTCTAACACAGTCTTTGGAGGAACACCTAGAGGAAGGGAAGCATACATTTTGCGCGAGGGAATCCAGCCCCATTAGCTTACCTGAAGAAAGCAGCGAGGAGGAGTTGTCCTCGTCTTCATCAGAGACCTTGCTGTCATCCGGGATGGAGAAGGAGTTCAAAATGAGGCTCAACTTCTTTAAAACCATGGGCTACGAGGAGCGGTTGGTCAAAAAGATACTCTTGGAGGGTGGTGTGCGGGAGGCCCCTTCAACTATTCTGGATCGGGTCCAGATGGAGGAAGCAGGCTTGTCCCAGAAAGATGACCTTGGCTTCCATCAAAGGGAGCCGGGGGATTCAGagcactctcccccacccctggagAAGGTCCAGGATAAAGATGAATATCTCTTGGAGGTCATCAAAACAGCGGTGGCCAACTGCGGTCACTCGCCCAGCAAGATCCCCACAGGGATACAGACGGGGGCCCCACTGGCAAACCTGCTGAGGCAACTCAACGAGAAAGGGGGCTGTCAAGACGAGGCTGAGGGGGCCGTCGGGGTGTCCCCTACAAAGCTGGAACGTGGAGGTGTCCCAAGGGCGGCCATCACAAATCATGAGGAATCTTCACAGCACAGGCCTCATCAGGAGACGGGCAGGCACCGCGCGTCCCCTTTCCGCGAGGGTGTCCACGTCCCACCCGTTGACGCaggccttcctgctttctctcagGCCATGCCCCCCAACTCGAACTCCTTTTTCTCCACATGGGATTCTGAGGAGAGCCATTCAGCAGAAAGCTCTAGTCTAGGACCCCCCAACCTTGGTTCTGTTTCTACGGTGACTGGGGCCCAGCGCTTTGAAGAGGCTCTCAAGACTCAGTTCAAGCTGAAGTTGGCCAACACACCAGGGAAGAAGAATCTACGGCGGGTCATTATTGACGGCAGCAACGTGGCCATGAT GCACGGCTTGAACCAGTTCTTCTCATGCCGAGGCATTGCCCTGGCGGTTCAGAATTTCTGGGACCGGGGTCACCGGGAGGTGACTGTTTTTGTTCCAGCATATCGGATGGAACCAGATTCCAGTGTGAAAG AGCAACACTTCCTGTTTGAGTTGCGCGAACTGAGCATCCTCTCCGTCACACCTTCGCGCAAGGTAGCTGGGAAGAGCATCATGCCATACGACGACAG gCTTATGCTCAAACTGGCAGAAGAGACCAACGGGATTATCGTCACCAATGACCAGTTCCGGGATCTTGCGAAGGAATCCAAGAAATGGATCCAGATCATTAAGGAGAG AGTACTGCAGTACACTTTTGTGGAGAACATTTTCATGATTCCCGATGACCCGTTGGGACGAGGTGGACCCACCTTAGAGGAATTCTTGAAGAAAACCCCCAG GACCAAACCGGCCAATTGCCACACATTTGCTGGCCGGGCGACTCAGGCACTGGTACCCATCCATCCTACTTCACAGACCGAGGTCCTTCGGCTCCGAGACAGATGGCCAGCCGGTGGCTCGGCTGGGGATTGGCGGAGGAGGCACCAGGAAAACAGAGccgaggaggaggggaaggagacagTCCGGCCCGCAGCGGAGACAGAACGGCTCAGGAGAGAGCTTCTGGAGATCTTCGTAGGCCAGGACAAGAAGATCGATTTTGTCCTCCAGCGGGATCCTTGCAGCTGCGACCTCAACCTGCTTTCGGAGGCGGTTCTTAGCCTCGGTTTCTGA